The segment GTAGGCGCTCACAACCGCCTCCGCTCCCGTTCTGGCACGGCGTTCTGTGTAATGCTCCCCCAGGATTTCCTTCCAGATCTCGGGAATCCTGGCATTCACATCTGCCAGAGTCTGGAACAGATCAAAGCTCAGCACCCGGTAGGACGCGCGGGCTGCCTTCTCCATCCCCCTTTTCAGGCCGTCGGCATAGGCGCTCTCGGCCTTTGTGAGGACTGCTCCCTCCATCAGCTCCGGCCTGCGCTCCATGGTGCGGCGGATGGACTGCTCTCTGCGCCAGGCCTCAATCTTTTTGTGATCCCCTTTAAGCAGCACCTCCGGCACCCGCTTCCCGCGAAATTCCTCCGGGCGCGTATACTGAGGGTACTCCAGCAGATTATCGTGAAAGGATTCAAACTCTGCCGACTCGTCATTGTTCAGCACTCCGGGCACCAGGCGGGAGATGCAGTCAATCATCACCATAGCAGGAAGCTCGCCGCCTGTCAGCACATAGTCTCCCACAGACAGGTAATCCGTCACAATCAGCTCCAGAGCCCGCTCGTCGATCCCCTCGTAATGGCCGCAGAGAAACACCAGCTCCTCCTCCCTGGCCAGCTCCTCTGCGATTTTCTGGGTGAATACGCGGCCCTGGGGCGTCATGTAGATCACTCTCGGCCGCTTTCCGATGCGGGCTGAAAGGGCTTCATAGGCCTCCACCACCGGCCCCGGCTGCATGACCATCCCTGCACCTCCGCCGTAGGGATAGTCATCTACATGGTGATGCCTGTCAGCAGAATAATCACGGATATTGACCGCCTCCGCGGTGATCAGCCCTTTTTCCATGGCGCGGCCGATAATGCTGTTTTTCAGTCCTCCCATCACCATCTCGGGAAATAATGTCAGTATATGGTAATTCATTCCATCCTCCTAAAACCTTCCCCTGCCGGGCTACAGATCCAAAAGTCCGTCCATAATGTGGACCAGCACCCTGCCAGCTTCCAGATCCACATCCAGAATACACTCCTTGATGGAGGGGAAGAGGTATTCCTTGTGGTCCTTGCCCTCGATCACATACACATCGTTGGCAGCCGTCTGGAGAATATCCTTCACGGTTCCGAACTCCTCCCCCTCGTCCGTCACAACGGTAAGGCCGATGAGATCCACGATAAAGTTTTCGTTTGGGGCCAGCTTCACCGCCTTGTCCCTGGAAACCAGCAGATCCTTTTTTCTGAAAGGCTCTACCTCGTTGATGCTGCCAAACTCCTTAAATTTCAGGATTGCCATTCCCTTAAAAAATTTTACCTGCTCCACGTGAAGAAGGATCTTCTCTTTTCCTGTGTCCAGAAATACCTCCTTCAGCTTTTTAAATCGGTTTATGTCATCGGTTGTGGGAAATACCTTTACCTCACCCCGTACGCCGTGCGGCGAGGTGATCACTCCCACCCGCAAAAACTGCTCCATATGCTCTCTCCTCTGAAACTTCCTTCCGTCTGCCTGTAAAAGCAAAAAGCCGTCTGCTCATAGGGCCGGCGGCTTCGTAGTTACTGAATCTCTACAATAACTTTCTTATCTTCTTTTGATGCGGCTGCTTTTACAACAGAGCGGATCGCCTTTGCAATCCTGCCCTGCTTTCCAATCACCTTACCCATATCGGAAGAAGCGACTGTCAGCTCAACTACAATCTCGTCATCTTTAACAGATTCTGTAACTGCAACCTCATCTGGGTTGTCAACCAGCGCTTTTGCAATCACTTCCACTAATTCTTTCATACCATTCACCTCGCTGACCGGAAACGGCAGGGCCGAAACCAGCCTATGAAAAATGCCTTTAAAAGGCATTCTTCATACAAGCTATTTACTGGATACCGGCGATTTTTAAAAGCTTTCCAACAGTCTCTGTTGGCTGAGCGCCTGTTGCTAACCACTTCTTAGCAGCTTCCTCATCGATCTTGATGGTGCTCGGCTCTGTGTTTGGATCATAGTAGCCAATCTCCTCGATGAATCTTCCATCTCTCGGGGATCTGGAATCTGCAACAACAATTCTATAGAAAGGTGCCTTCTTCTGGCCCATTCTTCTCAGTCTCATCTTTACCATTTCAATTTCACCTCCTTGTAGTGAGTCTTCTATAGGAAATGCTTGCGCATTTACTAACTAAAAGGGGAGCTTCATCTTTCCCATCAGACCTCCGAGACCGCCGCGGCGCTTGCCGCCCATCATGCCCGGAAGCTGCTTCATCATCTTTTTCATCTGCTCAAACTGCTTGACCAGTCTGTTTACCTCGGCAATGTCCACGCCTGCGCCCCTCGCAATGCGCTTCTTTCTCGACGGGTTAATCAGGTCTGGATTGCTCCTCTCCTCCTTTGTCATAGAGAGGATAATCGCCTCCACCCGCTCCATCACTTTCTCGTTGCCGTCCAGATCTACGTCTTTTAGCTGGTTCATGCCCGGCATCATGTTCAGAATGCTGGCCATGCCGCCCATCTTCTTAATCTGGCGCATCTGGTCGAGGAAATCGTTGTAGTCAAACTCTGCCTTTTTGAGCTTCTGGGAAAGCTCCTTTGCCTTCTCCTCGTCGATCACGGCTGTAGCCTTGTCAATGATGGACATAATGTCGCCCATTCCGAGGATTCTCGACGCCATCCGGTCCGGATAAAACTGCTCCAAATCGGAGAGCTTCTCGCCCATTCCCACATAGAGAATCGGCTTTCCTGTCACTGCCTTGATAGAGAGGGCTGCACCGCCTCTGGTATCGCCGTCCATCTTTGTCAGGATTACGCCGTCAATGCCAATCTTGTCGTTGAACATTCCGGCTACATTGACCGCATCCTGTCCGGTCATGGCATCCACGATGAGAAGCGTCTGGTCAACAGATACATTCTCCTTGATCTCCACCAGCTCGTTCATCATGTCCTCGTCAATATGAAGACGGCCGGCCGTATCGAGGATGACCACATTGTTGCCGTTTTTCGCTGCGTGCTCGATGGCAGCCTTCGCGATATTTACCGGCTTGTGGCCCGTTCCCATGGAGAACACGGGAACTCCCTGCTTCTCTCCGTTGATTTTGAGCTGTTCAATGGCTGCCGGGCGGTAGATGTCACAGGCCGCAAGGAGAGGACTTCTTCCCTTTGCCTTCAGCTTTCCGGCAATCTTGGCCGTAGTGGTCGTCTTACCGGCTCCCTGAAGTCCGGCCATGAGAATCACTGTAATCTCATTGGCAGGCCGCAGGGCAATCTCCGTCATCTCGGAGCCCATCAGCTTTACCAGCTCTTCATTTACAATCTTTATGACCATCTGTCCCGGATTCAGACCGTTTAAGACATCCTGTCCCACTGCCCTCTCCTGAACAGAATTGATAAACTGTTTTACTACCTTGAAGCTGACATCCGCTTCCAGCAGGGCCATCTTAACTTCCCTGAGTCCGGCCTTCACATCAGCCTCCGACAGTCGGCCTTTTCCAGTCAGATTTTTAAATACATTCTGCAGCTTGTCTGCAAGGCTCTCAAAAGCCATCCGGCAACCTCCTGTCCGTCACAGTATCCTGTTACAGTTTGATAATATCGCTGGAAATCTCCCCAATCCTGTCGATCAGGGCCTCGTCTCCACTCTCCCGAAACCTCCTGGTCAGCTCGTGAATTTCCTCCACCAGCTCCCTGGTTCTCTGGAACTTTCGGATCAGACCGAGCTTTTCCTCGTATCCGGCCAAAGTTTTGTCGCATCTCTTTATCAGGTCATGGACACCCTGCCGGCTGATTCCCTGCTGGTCTGCAATCTCACTGAGAGACAAATCGTTAAACACGGCATCCTCATAGATTTCCTTCTGGTGGTCCGTCAGGAGTTCGCCGTAGAAATCATAAAGCAATGTCTGTTCCACAATTTTTTCCATTTCAATCACCTGCATCATCATAGCATAGGGCCTGCCTTCTGTCAAGCATTTTTGCTTTACAGTCAAAAATATTTTTCAGAACCTGTTTTTAAGAATCATCTGTCCCTGTTTTTTGACATCCGATCTTCTGCAAGCGCCCCATAGCAGCACAGATCTGAGAGGCCCTGGTTGTTTCTTCCTGCCTGCCTCATCGTCCCCTCATAGCGCATCCCGCATTTTTTCATCACCTGACCGGAATGAGGGTTGTTCACATCGTGAAGGGCTTCTATGCGGTTTGCACCTACCGTATCAAAAAAGTAATCCATCACGCAGCTGAGGGCCTCTGTCATGATCCCCTGGTGCCACCACCGCTTTCCCAGGCAGTAGCCCACCTGTACCATAGAAATACTGTCATCGTGCTTTACCGCGCTGATGCTGCCGATGGGCTCCCCGGCAGATCCTTCCTCTCCCTTTAATACTATGGCCCACTGATAGCAGTCTTTTCTCTCATTCCCATAATCTCTCACCCACACTGCCAGCGTTTTTTCAGCGTCCTCCAGACTTTTGTAGGGCTGCCAGGTCAGAAATTTTGTCACCTCGCCGTCACTGGCCCAATTTTTATACATGGCAGGCGCATCGTCCTCTGTAAACCGGCGAAGAATCAGACGTTTTGTCTCCAACCGTTTCGTTCCGCTGTGATTCATGGATATTCCTTCCTTCTCTGCTTTTATTTTTGCAGCCATTATACCATATCCTCCGGATATGGCAGCCTCCGGCGGAACTCAGCGCCCGGCTTTCAGCAGTGCATGCTGAAACCGGTATGCGCAGGTATAATGCCTGCTTGCAGCCATTATACCATATTTTCCCTGTCTGCAGGCTTTTGAGTCTGTATCTTTTTGCTCCTCTGTCCTTCTCTGTGCGGTTTCTGCATGTGCCAAAGCAAAGCGGCCGCACTTCCTGTACCAGTTAAGAATATGAGGCCGGCAATCAGCCACAGGCCGGATATTCCGATTTTATCTGCAGTAAAGCCTGCGAAACAGCTGGCCAGAAAGCCTCCTATCTGTATGGCAAGCCCTCCTCCGCTGAGGGCTGTAGCCCGAAGAGCCGGCGATACTGCCCGGTGGACTGCACTGCTCTGGGCCATGGAAAAAATTCCGAGCAAGAAGTAAAGAAGGAGATAAAACATTGAAAAAAAGAGAACTGTCTCTGACCTGCAAAGAAGCAGCAGAACTCCTCCCGTCATCAGACCTGACAGCGCAAAGGCCGGGACGGCTGTTTCCTCCTTCAGATATTTTCCGGCAGCCAGACTTCCTGCCGCAGAGGCGGCGTAATAAAAAAATCCCAGAACGCCGGGAATCCAGGAATCCTGTGCTCCCGGCAGAAGCCCCGCCAGCATCGGCTGCCAGTATGTCTCCATGAGTGCCAAAGAAAAACCTGCAAACAGAGAACTGCCAAGAAGAATGGGCAGACCGTTTGACAAAAGCTCCCAGAAAGCCCTTCTATTTTCTCCCGTTTCCTCTCTGGCCGCCAGATGGTTTTCTCCCTTCCGTTTTGCCTTCTCCCGCACTCCTTCGTCCTCTGCATGACCCTTATAAGACGCCTTGTTCGCCCCTGCCTCTGCGGTAAAGAAAAGGGCGCAAAAGAGGGCCGCTGCCGTCAGTATCACTGCCCCAGTCAGTACAAGCTGGCTCGCCGTCTCTGCCGAGTGCCTCCCGCCGGCATAGTTCAGAACACCTCCGAGAAGGGCTCCCCCTGCGCAGCCTGAAATTTCTGCCAGCTCCAGGTGCATAGCTCCTCTCTCAACTGTAATGGTTCCATCTGCAATACAGGAGTCCATGTACAGTGCGTCCATGCTTCCGCTGGAAAATGCTCCGGATGCGCCGTAGAGAAAGAACGCTGTACAGACTGCCCAAAAGGAACGTCCCTCCAGCATCAGAAGCAGGGCTCCCAGCCCTACAGCCTGCGCCGTAATAAATACCCGTTTTCTTCCTGCACAGTCGGCGAGCACCCCGCTGGGCACTTCCAGCAGAAATGATGCGGCTGAAAAAACGGCAAACGCAGCTGAGAGCTGTGAAAAAGTCAGTCCCTTTCTCAGCACAATCAGGCTCAGCACTGCGGCCAGCGCTCCCTTCCTGGCAGCCTCCAGTCCCAGCGCCAGAAGCGCTCCCCAAAAAATTCTGTTTTTTCGTATCCCTCTGCCCATTAGCTTTTGCTCCTCTTTCTTCTCTGTATCCTTTTCTATATCCCTGTCACCTCTTTTCACCTTTTTTCCATCCATTTTCAGCCTGGCAGAAAATCAGGCCATACTCGCAGGGTACCGTCCCTTCCGAGGGTATTGAATACTCTGATAAAAAATCTGCCAGCCTGCGGCGAAGCTGTGCGATCTCCTCCTGTTTCAGATAAACGACGCCGAACATAGCATCCCCCTTCTCAGGGTTTAATTCCTGGGATTTCTTCTCCGCCTCCCGAACCATGTTAAAAAAATGTTCCTCCAGCTCGTTCATGGAATTTCTTACGAGTGCGTCTCTCATCTGACCGGCTGCCGGTTCCGTTTCTTTCAGATACACATCCACCGGCGCTGCGCGGTAATATTTGGCTGTCAGGCCATGAATCTTCTCTGTGTGGGACAGTTCTACAAGTCCCACCTTTTCAAGAGCTGCCAGATGGTGCCCTGTGCTGGACGGGGCCACATGAAGGCAGTCTGCAAGCTGCTTGGCCGTCATTCCAGACGGCTCCAGGTAGAGGCAGTGAAGAATCTTCTGCCGGAGCGGATGCATGTAGGCTCTCAGTTCTTTTTCCGTGCGCAGATAGAGTTTTTTCCTCCCTGCCGCAGATCTCTCCTGATCGGAAATTTCCTGTGATTCTGTTCTTGGCGGTTTTGATTGTCTCATCTAATCTTCCTCCTCGTGTTCCCTTGATTTCAATTCTCCATTTACCCCTGCATACTGTTTCCAGATATGTCGATCATAACATAAATTGTTATGTTTGTTTTTTGATTATATCATAACATTTTTTGTTATGTCAATCCTGACTTTTCTCCCGCACGATCCCAGGTTTCCATTTTTAACGGAATAAAAGCAATTGAAAAAAATAATGCCCGCAGGAACGCAAACACGTTTTCATTGCAGGTGACAGCGGATGAAGATATAATATACCTGTTAATCAGAGTCGGAAAGGGAGAAAAGAAAGTTGAAAAAAACAATTTTATTCGTGGTTTTACAGCAGTATGCGGACTGGGAGGCGGCATATATTTCTTCTGCAGTAGCTATGTTAGGAGAGGGACAGTATGAAATCAAATTGGGATTCTACACCGCACCTATGCCTGAAATGTAAAATTTCATTCACACAGAACGCGTGCATCCCTGCATTCTGTGAGAGACTGGCTGCAGATGCAGGACAGTATGGAAAAGCGTGCAGGCAGAAGAGGTATGATTTACCGTATACCTCTTCTGTCTGCACGCTTTTCCGCTATCCTGTCGTTTTTTCCAACTGCTCCGCACAGCAGGGCAGAATTGGGATCCCAGAGTTTTCTGTTTTCCTCCACCCTTCTTCTGCTGTCGTTGGCATAGCAGTACAGACAGCCGCCGGGGCAGGTATGGTAGGCTCCTATATCTGTGCTCTCCACGCAGAGACATTCCCCTCTCTGGCCTTTTGCTTTTCTCGTCTCCACACTCCGCCCTGCCGCCCGTTCCAGGAGCTCCCTGCTGATGCAGCCGCTCTTCTTTACTCCAAACCGGGACAGATCACAGGCTTCCGCGCAGGCGCAGATCTCCATTCCATGTTCTGCGGCAATTTCCGACAGAGCGCTGACAAACGGACCGAATGCGCCGCTGTCAGGCATGGTTCTCAGTTCTCCTCCATATGCTTTCATATTTCTCTTTACCTTTGCATAAAGATCCAGAAAACTGATGACCACCCGTCTGGTATATCCCTGAAGCGCCTCTGCAATCTGCCCGAAGGCCCTGAGATGGTAATCGGCCGTGTACCTGTCAGTAAAAAAGATCGGATCGTATCTCCACACGACTCTGTCTTTCCCAACCTGCGAGGACAGCTCCCTGAATATAGGAATCATGCACTCTTTTTTATGCGGAAATCCCGGCTCTATGTCTCTCCCGTATCCGGTCAGCGTAAACTGAAAATAAAAGGGAATTGGATCAAGAAGCCCAAGTTTTCCGAGCATCGGGCCTGGATTTTTGGTCCAGAATACGATACACTCCACCGCTTCCGGCGTCATGGGAATTCTGCTGAGCTGATGCGGGTTAAATGGGTTCCTGACCAGACAGCTTCCCTCCCTGAGCCTGCCAAAAAACCACTCACTGTAAAAGGCCGGAATATCCGTCCTTCTGCTGACGCTGAGAATCAATGAATCCACCTCCCTAAGTCTCACTGACTTTAAAAAAATTTTTTTGTCCCAACTTTTTTGTTCCCTGCTCCGTCTATACTATAGAAATAAAGAAAAGGAGAGATTTTCTATGAAAAAAAAGTATTTAATTCTTCCATATCTGTCAGCAGCCATGCTGCTTTTCACCGGCTGCACCGGCAGCGCGCCTGACACCGGAACTGCATCAACCTCAGCTGCCCTGGAATCTTCGCTCTCTGAACAGGAAACGGAAGATTCTAAGGAAAGTTCCAGTGAATCCTCTTCGGCAGAAAGTGAATCCGGGATACGTGTAGAGAAGGGAGAAACGTACCAGGATGGAAATGAGAGAGTTTCAGCAGACATTGCCCGGCCTGTTCTCGTGGACAAATCAGGGGAGGAGCTGCCTGCCAACCAGGAAATTTCCTCCTACATTGACGGCCTGATTGCCGAATATGAGGAGGCCAGAGATGAGGCAGGCGATAAGGGGCATTATTCCGTTTCCTCCGCCTATGAGGTTACCCACGACGGGACACGTTATCTCTCCCTCCGCATCATCACCACCCGTATTATGGCCAGCGGAGCCGAATCTTTCAAAACCTATACAGTGGATAAACAGACAGGGGAACTCTTAACTCTGTCTGAACTGCTCGGAAGCGAGGAAGCTCTGAAAGAAGTCAGCGATAATATCCTGAGCCAGATGAAGGAGCAGATGGAGGCAGATAAGAATGTAACCTATTTCCTGGATCCTGCCACAGACGGTTTCTCCGGTCTGACAGGCGAAGAGAGCTTCTATCTGTCAGAAAGCGGCTCCCTGATAGTAGCCTTTGACGAGTACTCTGTGGCTCCCGGCTCCATGGGAGCTGTAGAATTTACAATTCCCGAAAGCCTTGTCGGCACCTTTGACTGATTTTTGACAGCCCGCCGCTGCTTGACAGGCAGGCATTCCTGCCGGCAGCGGCCGTCTGCCTGTCGCTTTTCTCCCTTTAAACGGGTTTAGTCAAAAAGCCACCAGGTCGGCGGGGCAGCGACCTCCATGCCCAGCTTCTTCTGAAGATTCATGGACTCGTCATTGCCCTCAATGATCTGGCAGAACGGGATCCTTCCCTGCTCTACAAAGCGGCGGATCAGATAAGCCTCCAGACGAAAGCCTATCCCCTGCCGTCTGTATTCCGGCACGACTTCCAGAAGCCCCATGCTTCCTTCCAGGTGTTCTCCCACAAAGCCGGCCAGATTTCCATTCTGAAACATTCCCCACATCTGTCCCCTGGAAATCAGTTCCTCCACATACTCTCCGGGATCTTCCATGGTCGTGTAATGGCTGCACACCTCTTTTGCATGTTCCGGCTTCAGGCGGATAATGCCGCTGTCGTCAAATGCAGGCGGCTCTTCCTTCATCCATGCAGCCTGACTGGTGGCCACACTTGTGGAAAAGTGATACTCTTTCTGAATTTCCTCGGCCAGTTCTCTGTTATGCACAGCGAACTGATGGTATGTATTCTTTTTCAGGATATTCCGGCACGGCTCCAGATTGTCTGCCGCAATCATGCAGGTTCTGCTGTCTGTCTCGTAGATCATAACGCCGTCCTCACAGGCGTACAGGATCTGCGCATTTTTTCTCCTGACTGCCTCTATCATATCCACATGGGCCAACAGCCCGCGGCGGCACAGCAGGGAAACTGCCCTGTC is part of the Clostridium sp. M62/1 genome and harbors:
- the trmD gene encoding tRNA (guanosine(37)-N1)-methyltransferase TrmD, whose protein sequence is MNYHILTLFPEMVMGGLKNSIIGRAMEKGLITAEAVNIRDYSADRHHHVDDYPYGGGAGMVMQPGPVVEAYEALSARIGKRPRVIYMTPQGRVFTQKIAEELAREEELVFLCGHYEGIDERALELIVTDYLSVGDYVLTGGELPAMVMIDCISRLVPGVLNNDESAEFESFHDNLLEYPQYTRPEEFRGKRVPEVLLKGDHKKIEAWRREQSIRRTMERRPELMEGAVLTKAESAYADGLKRGMEKAARASYRVLSFDLFQTLADVNARIPEIWKEILGEHYTERRARTGAEAVVSAYGKLLRDSFRKRKFLDMEEMYLRCSEEVLRVTGFGGEKFGVSREQMAEVILKNHSQAPVYEDVVSVLKKLGERYRLILSSDASPLMAEGVLERLKKEGVTFEQVFLSDELHICKGRPDGAFFDTVVRTLGVRPEEILHIGDSPSEVSGAAAAGVHTCLLSRDYTPYKGKVQPDYRIESLEEVFRYLNGGGSAL
- the rimM gene encoding ribosome maturation factor RimM (Essential for efficient processing of 16S rRNA), with product MEQFLRVGVITSPHGVRGEVKVFPTTDDINRFKKLKEVFLDTGKEKILLHVEQVKFFKGMAILKFKEFGSINEVEPFRKKDLLVSRDKAVKLAPNENFIVDLIGLTVVTDEGEEFGTVKDILQTAANDVYVIEGKDHKEYLFPSIKECILDVDLEAGRVLVHIMDGLLDL
- a CDS encoding KH domain-containing protein, with amino-acid sequence MKELVEVIAKALVDNPDEVAVTESVKDDEIVVELTVASSDMGKVIGKQGRIAKAIRSVVKAAASKEDKKVIVEIQ
- the rpsP gene encoding 30S ribosomal protein S16; translation: MVKMRLRRMGQKKAPFYRIVVADSRSPRDGRFIEEIGYYDPNTEPSTIKIDEEAAKKWLATGAQPTETVGKLLKIAGIQ
- the ffh gene encoding signal recognition particle protein, which gives rise to MAFESLADKLQNVFKNLTGKGRLSEADVKAGLREVKMALLEADVSFKVVKQFINSVQERAVGQDVLNGLNPGQMVIKIVNEELVKLMGSEMTEIALRPANEITVILMAGLQGAGKTTTTAKIAGKLKAKGRSPLLAACDIYRPAAIEQLKINGEKQGVPVFSMGTGHKPVNIAKAAIEHAAKNGNNVVILDTAGRLHIDEDMMNELVEIKENVSVDQTLLIVDAMTGQDAVNVAGMFNDKIGIDGVILTKMDGDTRGGAALSIKAVTGKPILYVGMGEKLSDLEQFYPDRMASRILGMGDIMSIIDKATAVIDEEKAKELSQKLKKAEFDYNDFLDQMRQIKKMGGMASILNMMPGMNQLKDVDLDGNEKVMERVEAIILSMTKEERSNPDLINPSRKKRIARGAGVDIAEVNRLVKQFEQMKKMMKQLPGMMGGKRRGGLGGLMGKMKLPF
- the ylxM gene encoding YlxM family DNA-binding protein — protein: MMMQVIEMEKIVEQTLLYDFYGELLTDHQKEIYEDAVFNDLSLSEIADQQGISRQGVHDLIKRCDKTLAGYEEKLGLIRKFQRTRELVEEIHELTRRFRESGDEALIDRIGEISSDIIKL
- a CDS encoding GNAT family N-acetyltransferase — protein: MNHSGTKRLETKRLILRRFTEDDAPAMYKNWASDGEVTKFLTWQPYKSLEDAEKTLAVWVRDYGNERKDCYQWAIVLKGEEGSAGEPIGSISAVKHDDSISMVQVGYCLGKRWWHQGIMTEALSCVMDYFFDTVGANRIEALHDVNNPHSGQVMKKCGMRYEGTMRQAGRNNQGLSDLCCYGALAEDRMSKNRDR
- a CDS encoding MFS transporter; protein product: MGRGIRKNRIFWGALLALGLEAARKGALAAVLSLIVLRKGLTFSQLSAAFAVFSAASFLLEVPSGVLADCAGRKRVFITAQAVGLGALLLMLEGRSFWAVCTAFFLYGASGAFSSGSMDALYMDSCIADGTITVERGAMHLELAEISGCAGGALLGGVLNYAGGRHSAETASQLVLTGAVILTAAALFCALFFTAEAGANKASYKGHAEDEGVREKAKRKGENHLAAREETGENRRAFWELLSNGLPILLGSSLFAGFSLALMETYWQPMLAGLLPGAQDSWIPGVLGFFYYAASAAGSLAAGKYLKEETAVPAFALSGLMTGGVLLLLCRSETVLFFSMFYLLLYFLLGIFSMAQSSAVHRAVSPALRATALSGGGLAIQIGGFLASCFAGFTADKIGISGLWLIAGLIFLTGTGSAAALLWHMQKPHREGQRSKKIQTQKPADRENMV
- a CDS encoding helix-turn-helix domain-containing protein — encoded protein: MRQSKPPRTESQEISDQERSAAGRKKLYLRTEKELRAYMHPLRQKILHCLYLEPSGMTAKQLADCLHVAPSSTGHHLAALEKVGLVELSHTEKIHGLTAKYYRAAPVDVYLKETEPAAGQMRDALVRNSMNELEEHFFNMVREAEKKSQELNPEKGDAMFGVVYLKQEEIAQLRRRLADFLSEYSIPSEGTVPCEYGLIFCQAENGWKKGEKR
- a CDS encoding DUF1848 domain-containing protein, whose translation is MDSLILSVSRRTDIPAFYSEWFFGRLREGSCLVRNPFNPHQLSRIPMTPEAVECIVFWTKNPGPMLGKLGLLDPIPFYFQFTLTGYGRDIEPGFPHKKECMIPIFRELSSQVGKDRVVWRYDPIFFTDRYTADYHLRAFGQIAEALQGYTRRVVISFLDLYAKVKRNMKAYGGELRTMPDSGAFGPFVSALSEIAAEHGMEICACAEACDLSRFGVKKSGCISRELLERAAGRSVETRKAKGQRGECLCVESTDIGAYHTCPGGCLYCYANDSRRRVEENRKLWDPNSALLCGAVGKNDRIAEKRADRRGIR
- a CDS encoding DUF3298 and DUF4163 domain-containing protein — encoded protein: MKKKYLILPYLSAAMLLFTGCTGSAPDTGTASTSAALESSLSEQETEDSKESSSESSSAESESGIRVEKGETYQDGNERVSADIARPVLVDKSGEELPANQEISSYIDGLIAEYEEARDEAGDKGHYSVSSAYEVTHDGTRYLSLRIITTRIMASGAESFKTYTVDKQTGELLTLSELLGSEEALKEVSDNILSQMKEQMEADKNVTYFLDPATDGFSGLTGEESFYLSESGSLIVAFDEYSVAPGSMGAVEFTIPESLVGTFD
- a CDS encoding GNAT family N-acetyltransferase — translated: MEFREERGLNRADEEDRAVSLLCRRGLLAHVDMIEAVRRKNAQILYACEDGVMIYETDSRTCMIAADNLEPCRNILKKNTYHQFAVHNRELAEEIQKEYHFSTSVATSQAAWMKEEPPAFDDSGIIRLKPEHAKEVCSHYTTMEDPGEYVEELISRGQMWGMFQNGNLAGFVGEHLEGSMGLLEVVPEYRRQGIGFRLEAYLIRRFVEQGRIPFCQIIEGNDESMNLQKKLGMEVAAPPTWWLFD